The Paenibacillus sp. BIC5C1 DNA segment AGCTTTGATCGGTTTTAGGATATAAAAACAAAGTCAAACGCGCGCTTTTGTATCTCACAGATCGCGCGTTTGTCTATTTTGGGAATGAGTCTATTTCTAAAGATAAACAATATTGGACTGGAGGATATGATATGAACGATTTTACTTTGTGGTATTCAACCCCTGCAGCGGATTGGTCTCAAGGCCTGCCTTTGGGCAATGGAAGAATAGGGGCAGTTGTCATGGCGTCTTCGCATCAAGAAGTATGGAGTATGAGCGAGGTCACCTACTGGTCGGGTCGAATTGATCCGGAGCACCCTTCCGAAGGAGGCAAGGCTGCACTGCAAGAGATGCGAGATCATTTCTTCTCCGGCGATTATGATGAAGGAGATCGTCTTGCCAAGCAGCAACTACAGCCAAAGAAACGTAATTTCGGCACCCATCTTGGATTATGTGATGTTGTAATTGATTTTGGGAAAAAGAATTCGAGTTCTGATGAAGTTGGAAGCTTCCAACGTGAGTTGGATCTGACTCATGCGCTGGCCGGAGCGTTCTGGAAGGATGACGAAATCACAATTCTTCGTGAAGTTTTTGCTTCTCACGCCGATGATATAGTGGCCTCCAGAGTTTGGAGCGATGCTACTGGTGGCGTATCCTTTACACTTGGTTTGCAGGCAGGCACGGAATCTTTCAAGGTTATAGCCTTAGATGACAACACACTTGAATTCCAAGGGCAGGCAACGGAAAATGTACATAGTGATGGGACTTGCGGTGTATGGGCCAAGGGTTTGGTCAAGTTGGTTATATCCGGGGGGACCGTCGCAAGTAGTGGTGATCGATTGACTGTGACCGGAGCGGATGAGGCCTGGATTTATTTTAGTGTGAGCACAGATTATCGCCGTACAGATCGGGGTTGGGAAACAGAGAACGAGTCTACGCTGATGAAGGCTTTAAACAAGGGCTATGCCTTGCTGAGGGAGGATCATATCCGTGATTACGGTGAGCAATATGACAAGGTAGATATTCAGTTGGGGCTCAAGGGGAAATCCGGTCTGGCTACTGACCAACGCATTCGTTTGTTGGAACAGGGTGAGGGGAATGAAGATCCGCAGCTGTTTGCATTATTTTTTCAATATGGACGGTATCTGACCATTGCGGGCTCTCGTGAGAACTCACCGCTGCCACTCCATCTCCAGGGAATCTGGAATGACGGTGAAGCGTGCCGAATGGGCTGGAGCTGTGATTATCACCTTGATATGAATACCCAGATGAATTATTACCCCACAGAGATTACGAATCTTGGTGAGAGCCATCTTCCGTTAATTCGGTATGTTGAGGATTTGGCACAGGCGGGCAGGGAAACGGCTCGTAATCTATATGGATGCGATGGGTGGGTCGCTCATGTCTTCTCCAATGTATGGGGCTATACGTTGCCTGGATGGGAGACCTCATGGGGGCTGAACGTTACAGGCGGATTATGGCTGGCTACACACCTGATTGAGCATTATGAGTATAGTCAGGATCGTGTTTTTCTTGAGAATGTGGCCTATCCTGTACTTAAAGAATCGGCGGCCTTCTATCTGGACTACATGTGTGAGCATCCTCAGAACGGTTGGCTGGTGACGGGTCCTTCCAATTCGCCGGAGAATCATTTCTATCCTGGTAATTCGAGTGAGGCGGCACAGCAGCTGTCCATGGGAACGACAATGGACCAGATGCTGGTGCGCAGGCTCTTCGAATTTTGTCTTAATTCAGTTGAACTTTTGAACAAAGACGAGGAACTCGGACGCAAGCTGGAAGAAGCAATCAGCAAACTTCCACCTCTACAGATTGGCAAGAAAGGCCAGTTACAGGAGTGGCTGGAGGATTATGAGGAGGTGCAGCCGGAGCATCGGCATTTGTCTCATATGTATGCGCTGTATCCGGACAATCAGATTACACCTGATCATACACCGGAACTTAGTGCGGCAGCACGAGTAACGCTTGAGAACCGTATGGTCCAGGAAGAGCTGGAGGATGTTGAATTTACAGCTGCTTTGTTTGGACTGGGTTTTGCGAGATTGCACGATGGAGAAACGGCATATAAACACCTCTCACATTTGATCGGCGGTCTGTGCTTCGATAATCTGTTCACCTATTCCAAATCCGGAATTGCTGGAGCAGAGAGTAATATTTTCGTCGTTGATGGAAATTTCGGCGGTACAGCTGTCTTAGCGGAGATGCTGCTGCAAAGTTATGCGGGCGAAATTCACCTTCTCCCAGCGCTGCCACAGGCATGGAGCACGGGCTCGATAACCGGGTTGAGAGCAAAAGGAAATGCCGAGGTTGATATCGCCTGGGAGAATGGAAAGCTGACTTCAACTAACATTCACACGTTCTCGCCAGGAACGTTCACCATTTGTTGGGGCAAGCATAGAGCGATCCTTCATGCCGAAGCAGGCGAAAGTTACTATTTCAATAGCGAGCTGGAGTTGGTAAAATAACGATCTATACTTGAAAATAACTTTCATTTATATGGACCATGGTCCCACGGGGGGAAAAACATATAATAGAGACAGAAAGAGACAAAGGGAGGGGACGTTGATGTATAGTATTTTTTTGGTAGACGATGAAGAGCTGGGACTTGAGATGATGAGGGATTATATCCGTTGGGAAGAGATGGGGATCTACATCATGGGAACGGCGAGTAACGGCAGGGAGGCCTTGGAGAAGATCGAGGCCACCCAGCCTGATATCGTTCTTACTGATGTTCAGATGCCGATAATGAACGGTATTGATCTGGCGAGAAAGATACATGAGAGCTACGATTCGATCCAAGTGATGTTTCTGACCGGGCACGATGAATTTCAATATGTAAAATCGGCTATCAACGTAGGGGCCGTAGGATATATGTTAAAACCTTTGGATTTAAACGAAATTGAAAGCGTTATCAGTAAAGTTAAACAGCGTTGTGAAGAAGTTGCAATGAAGAACCGTTCCATGGAGGCGGCCAAAGCCAATATCCTGAAGGAGTTATCTTACGAAAAAAATGAGGATCGTGCTCTTGATCTCGCTTTTAGTTTCAGCCGTCTAACCCGACAACCGGAGACCACCCGATATGCAATGGCTTTGTTCAGTATCGATCCCAAGGAGGCTGAAGAGGAACAGCAAAGTCTGGAGGAATGTACAGCTCGGCTGGTGTCTTTTCTCGATCATTTCTTCAAAGCGAAGAACCTTAAAGCGATCTTTGTGGATTACAAGGAAGGAGAGACAGGTGTATTTATGGAAGCGGCCCAGCAGCCGGGACATTATGCGTGGGAAGACTTGGCTGAGGCTATTCGTAGTGCCCTGGATTTTACGGTAACGGCAGCTGTGGGCGGACAAGAGACCGAGTTAGCCCATATTCACTGTCTGTACGAACAGACGCGAACCATCTTGAACGAACGTTTCTATGAAGGTACAGGCACAATTATTCATGCGGAGACGATTTCGAACCAATTTTATACGGAGCATATGCCCCCTTTTGAACAAAAGGAATGGTTTGAGGCTATTAACCGACTGGATTTTGAATGGGCCGCACAGAAGCTGCACGGGTATATTGAGGGATTGGCAACACTGCGAGTTAAGAAAAAAATCATCTGCGACTGGTCAATAGATCTCGTTAATGAGCTGTTGGAGCAGCTTCATAAACCTGTTCCGAAACGGGCTGAGCTGTATCATTCCATCTATAATGCACTGACTCTGCATGAGATCGAGGATCTGATTCTCGGTACTGCGGAAGATGCCGTGAGTATGCTGGGTGAGCGGTTTATGGACAAAAATGCAAAGTTGATTCACAGGGTCCGTACCCTCATCGATCAGAATTATAATCAGCCGATTACCATCAACAGCCTGTCTGATCAGGTCTATTTGTCACCGAACTATTTGAGATCCATTTTTAAGGACAAAACAGGGATGACAATTCACGATTATCTGACACGCATCAGACTGGATAAAGCCAGGGAACTGCTGGCTGATGGTTCTCTCAAGATTCACGATATCGCGCAGAACGTGGGCTATGAAAGTACATCCTATTTTATTTCTCTGTTCTTGAAGACACAGGGCGTAACACCCAACGAATACAGGAAAAGTATTTAACGATACAGGCTGTTTGGTAATGATGATGTTGATCCTCCTGTTTTCCTTAAACATGATTTGGATAGGTTCCCTCTTACTAACCCATGATATGGCAAATGAAAGAGGCTTTCCTGTATGAATAGTAACATTGTGGTATGGAACATCCCCCTCCTCCTTTTTACAATTAGGCATATAGGAAAGGAAGGAGGAGAGATGGGATTTAACAGCTCTTTATGAAAGCGATTACAGATAATGGCTGTGAACCACTGCAGGATAGGCATATGGAGACCTAACTCAATCATAAGAAAATGGAGGCATGTTATGTTGGGACGGATGATGAAAAAAGGATTTGTGTTCTTTATCATTTTTTGCTTGGTAGTTGGCGGGGGCCAGTTCGTCCGAACAGCTCACGCTGATGATATGAATACCTATGAAGCCGAGGCCGAGGGGAATATTTTGCTTGGCAACGCGAAAATCTCTGATAGCCCGACGGCTTCAGGAGGCAAAAAGGTCGGAGGCATGTACCAAGGCAGTTCCTTGCAATTTAACAATGTTACTGTAAGTGAGACAGGAAATTATAAGATTTCCGTTTACTACATTTCAGGTGATTCGCGGCCGTTCAATATTAGTGCGAATGGAGGGGACAAGCAATTTGAAGAACCACCCAAGACAGTCGACTGGGATACGGTGGGAACATATGATGTGACTCTTCCGTTGAACGCTGGTACCAACACAATCCTGATTGATGACAACAACTGGTATTCTCCCGACATCGACAAGATTGTGATCCGCGGTTTGGACAGTGGCCACCCAGGCGAAGGGGGCGGAGATGACTGGAAGAAAAATCTGCATGGTGCAATCATTGAGGCAGAAGCAGCCGACAATATTTTGAAAGGCAATGCCAAGGTGGTGGACAGCAGTATCAGTTCAGGCGGAAAAAAAGTAACGGATCTGAACAAAAACAGTTCACTGCAATTTACGAATGTTACTGTACCGGCAGATGGTACATATTTGATTCGAATATCTTATATCTCCGGTGACCAGCGTCCTGTTTATATGCAGGTGAACAATGGCACGGATGAGATGATTGATCTGCCCAAAACGGCAAGCTGGAATACGGTAGGCACGTATGATGCGGAAGCCTCCCTCCATAAGGGAGTTAATACCATTACGTTCTCGGATCATGATTGGTACTCCCCCGATTTTGACCGAATTGAAGTAATCCCGTATACGCTTAGCTATGAAGCCGAAGATTCGGGCAATACGCTGACTGGTGAAGCGCGAGTAACAGAGAGTCCGAATGCTTCCGGCGGCAAAAAGGTCGGCTATCTGAATGGCGGAAGCTCCTTGACATTCAATAAAATTATAGCCCCCATGACAGGTGATTACCGCGTTAAGGTAGATTATTTTTCAGGTGATCCACGGAGTTTCTATGTCCATGCGAATGGTGGGGAAGAACAGTTCCATGACCTGCCTAAAACCCCGGATTGGGATACGGTAGGTACGTATGATCTTACACTCCCATTAACTGAAGGCGAGAATACAATCACCTTTTCAGACAACAATGGCTATTCTCCCGATCTGGACCGGATTATCGTAGAGCCTGCGATAGAGACAGAACCCGAAAATCCAGGTGAAGGAGATGACGATCTGGGAACACCGGGTGACTCGCAACAATACGGGGATATCACGGTGACTGATTACACGCATGGCCTTCTGGTATCGAACGGAAAATACGAAGTGTCTTATAATACCCAAACTGGATTCGTCGGCTATAGCTGGGCAGAAGGGCAGAAGATGCGGGGCATTTTCAGCAGCATTAAACTTGGTGAGAGCCTTGTGGAAACCAAAGGTTATGAGAGTCATGCGAGCGGTGGAGCACCGCTGGAGATTCAGGATGAATTTGGCAAAGGCATTGAGTTGAATTTCGTTCATACGTCAACTGGCAAACCAACCCTGAAGCAGGTCTATCGGTTTTATGAAGATAAGTCGTATTTCCTCAACCGTTTGGATGCCATCAGTGATACAGAGATCCAGAGTAATTACATGTCACCAATTACTGTGAAAAATACGGGTGGTGTGGATATCGGCGTCAGCTCGGATAACCGTGTGCTTACAGTACCTTTTGACAATGACGCCTGGATACGCTATAAATCTCAAACGATGAACCGCGCGGATACCAGTTACGAAATGACAACGGTATTCAATAATTCAACACGTAACGGTCTCGTGATTGGTTCAGTAACCCATGACACCTGGAAGACCGGTATTGACTGGAAAGGCTCAGCTAATCGTCTGAATGAATTTGTTGTGTATGGTGGTGCAGCGAGTGACGTTACTCGCGATACTCAGCCACATGGCAGCCTGACTGGTACTGAACTGTCCTCACCACTGATTATGGTAGGTGGTTTCAGTGACTACCGCACAGGACTTGAAGAATACGGAAAAGCCAATGCGATTATTACACCTCCGCTGGCGTTGAATCCGGAGCTGCCACAAGGCGTTCCAGTAGGTTGGAATAGCTGGGGAGCTTATGATAGCGGGCTTTCGTATCAGAACGTAGTGGATGTGTCCAATTATTTCAAGAACAATCTTAAGAAGTTCAACAATAACGGCAATGTATTCATTAACATGGATTCATACTGGGATAATCTAAGTGATGCTGAGCTTGCTCAAGCCGTATCTGTAATTAAGGACAATGGTCAGCATGCAGGCATCTATTGGGGGCCATTTGTGTATTGGGGCAACGATATGAGCCAAAAAGTAGATGGTACCAAGGGGCAATATACGTATGGTGATATTGTGCTTAAGGATGCTGAGGGGGAGCCTCTGCCTACACTGGATGGAGCATATGCACTGGATGTGACACATCCGGGAAGTCAAATGCGTATGAATTATTTTTTGGATAAGTTTAAATCACTTGGATTCACATTCATCAAACTGGATTTCCTAACCCACGGCTCACTGGAAGGCCAGCATTATGATACAACCGTGACGACAGGGATACAGGCTTACAATGAAGGGATGCGTTATGTTGAAGAGCGATTGGATGGGAAAATGTTTATTAGTGCGTCCATTGCACCGATCTTTCCAAGTCAATATGCGCATAGCAGACGGATCTCTTGTGACACTTATGGCAAAATCAATGAAACGGAGTATATGCTCAATTCATTGACATATGGTTTCTGGCAAAATGGAACGATCTATTCATATACAGATCCAGATCATTTGGCATTAAGCAGTGCTTCAAGCTTGGAGGAAGCCCGCAGCCGGGTAAATTCCGGTGTAATTGCCGGTACGGTGATGATGGATTCCGATGATGTGAACGATCCCAAGGCACAGGAATACATGACAGCATTGTACAATAACACGGATGTTCTTCAGGTGGCGCTGAAAGGCAAAGTATTCAAGCCGCTTGAAGGAAATACGAATGCAAATGCGGCAGATACGTTTGTCCTAAAAGATGGCAATGATTATTACCTTGCCGTATTTAATTACAGCGGCAATAGTTCAGCAAACAAAACGATTAATTTGGGTCGTGCCGGATTGAATGAATCCAAATCCTACATGTTACAAGATTTGTGGACAGGAGAATCTTCGACAGCCACGGGTTCATGGTCCATCTCGCTTGGACCGGCTGAATCGAAGTTGGTTAAATTGACCGAAAAACCACTCAATCCTGAAAACCCAGGAAACCCAAGCAATCCTGGCAACAATGGCAATAACAATAATACTACTAGTGGGAACACCGGCAACAGCACGGCTCAGGAGAACGATACAGTAACACTGGTCATCACAGCCGATATGCTGAAAGTGGACAGTGGGACAGGGAAAGCCGTTGTGGACATCAAGGCTGGTACTCAGGAGCTACAATTGTCATCTGCTGTTTTACGCCAGCTCGGCAACCATCCACTGGAAGTGAAATCAGGCAAGCTAACCCTGCAAGTACCTGCGAGTTTGTTCCATCAGCTGTTGAGCAAGCTACCAGCTGGGCAACGGGAAGATAGTATGATTTCCTTGAAAATGGTTCCGCTTGGCAGCAAGGCCAAGGAGGTCGTTGCTGCAGTGGAATCATCTTCTCGGGCAACGGTTTCCCTTAAGGGAGAAATCTATGAATTCAGCCTTTCGGCAACAACCAAATCAGGTACAACCGAAACACTTTCTGCGTTCGATCATCCGGTTACGCTGAGTCTGGCAGCGGCTGAAGGCTTCGACCCTTCACTGGGAGGAATATATTATATTAACGAAAATGGGAAATTGGAATTTCTCAAATCGGATTACGTTAATGGCGTATTAACGACTAAAGTGAGCCACTTCAGCAAGTATGCCGTTCTCGAACTGAATCGGACGTTTGCCGATGTTCCGGCCAGTCATTGGGCCAATTCTGTAATTAAGGAGTTGGCAGCAAAGGGGTATGTCGAAGGTACAAACGAAGATCAATTTGAGCCAGGCCGGGCTGTCACTCGCGCTGAATTCACTTCTATGCTTGTTCATTCCCTGAGACTGACCGTAGCGGGGAAAGTACAATTTACAGATGTAGCGACAGATGCGTGGTACGCGGAACCCATCTCGATTGCGACCCAAGCCGGTATTGTCAACGGCCGAAGCGCAGCCAGTTTCCAGCCGGACGCACAGATTACCCGTGAAGAAATTACGGTGATGCTGATGAAAGCATACGAACTGAATGATGGGAAAGTGCCTGTGGGTGCTACAGACATCTTGTTTACAGATATGGCTCAGGTTTCTTCATGGGCAGCTGTTTCGGTGAAGGATGCAGCCCGACTAGGACTGGTTCAAGGCCAAAGACAGGGGCAGTTTGTGCCTAAAGGGATAGCTTCCCGTGCAGAGGCGGCTCAGGTCATCTATAACCTGATTTTGAAGTAAGTTATAAGGCTGCGAATTGCATCGCAGCCTTATTTTCATAACTTAGAATGACAGATGATTTCCCCTATGGATTGTAAGAATGCGATATGGCTAATTTAACTCCTGCTTCCTACAATAATATGTATGTTCACAACACACAGCACGAGGGTAACAGGAACTCGAAAGGATGATAAACTTGACGATTCAATATAATGAACAACTACGTATATTTGCAATACAGACACAAAATTCGTCCTACATTTTCGGAATTAATGAGAGGGAACACCTCCAGCATCTGTATTGGGGTAACCCCGTGGACATCGAGGATAGCGCTCCGTTGCTCCATCTACAATCCCATAGCTCTTTTGACGCGGAAGTGGAAGGAGAGGTGGAGGAGTACAGCTTCTGGGGAGGCGCATCTTATACAGAGCCATCTCTGAAGCTGCGTATGTCTGATGGTGTCCGCGATCTTCAGGTAAAGTATGACCGTCACGAGATCATTGAACAGGATGGCAGACAGGCATTGATTATCACGTTGAAGGATCAGGTGTATGCACTTGAAACACAGCTGGTATATCGGGTCATCCCGGAATTCGACCTGGTGGAGCGTTATGCCAATATCGTAAATAAGGGACAGGCGGATATCGTGCTGGAAAGCATGCAATCCGCAGCCTGGACATTGCCATATCTCCAGGATTACCGTCTGACGCATGTTACGGGGAAATGGTCAGGTGAGTTCCAACTGCGTAATACCATTTTGACAGAGGGAAAAAAGGTACTTGAATCGCGGAGAGGTTTCACGGACGGTCATGCTAACCCATGGTTTGCGATTGATGATGGTCTTTCGACGGAAAGCGGCGGTGGGGTATGGTTTGGTGCTCTGGCCTGGAGCGGCAACTGGAAGATTGTCGCTGAGAAGACACCATTCACGCATGTGCGGGTAACAGGTGGCATCAATGATTTTGACAATGAATGGTTGCTGGGTGCGGGCGAAACGTTTGAGACACCTGTCTTTGTCGGCGGATTCAGCCCAGAAGGCTTTGGAGGAATGAGCCACCGCTTGCATCAGTATCAATACAATTACATACTGCCTCGCAGTGAAATCGGGAAAGTGCTGTATAACTCCTGGGAAGCGACCTACTTCGATGTTAATGCACAGGACCAAATGGCGCTTGCCGAGCGGGCAGCCAAGATGGGCGTGGAGCTGTTCGTCGTGGATGACGGCTGGTTTGGACAGCGGCATTCCGATCGAGCGGGGTTGGGCGACTGGAACGTGAATAAGGAGAAGTTCCCGAACGGACTAGTTGAGCTGATTGACCGGGTTCACGGACTTGGGATGGAATTCGGCATATGGGTAGAGCCGGAGTCGGTCAATCCGGATAGTGATCTCTATAGAGAACATCCAGACTGGGTATATCATTTTGAGACCCGAGGACGTACGGAGCTTCGCAATCAGCTGCTGCTGAATATTTCCAAGCCGGAGGTTAAGCAATACATTATTAATTTCATGACCGAACTGCTTGGCAACCATGAGATTAAGTTCATTAAATGGGACATGAACCGGACCATCACGGAGCCAGGCATGAAGGGGCACCCCATTAACCGTCAGAAAGAAGTATGGGTAAGGCATGTCCAGAGTCTCTATGATATATGGGCACAGCTGAGAGCCAAGTTCCCGGATGTGGAGTTTGAGACTTGCGCAGGAGGTGGATCGCGGATTGATCTGGGCATCTTCCGTTATGCCGACCAGTCCTGGCCGAGTGACAATACGGATGCGTTCGACCGTCTGAGCATTCAGGAAGGCTTCTCGTATACGTACGCACCACGTATGATGACTTGTTGGGTAACCGAGTCACCTACAGGAATGAACGGTCGAAACGTCTCTCTGAAGTATCGTTTCCACAGTGCAATGATGGGCACGCTTGGTATTGGTTCCAATCTGAACGAGTGGAGTGATGAATGGATTGAGCAGTCCGGGGAATTCATAGGACAGTACAAAGCCATTCGCCACCTCGTGCAATTCGGCAGACAATTCCGCCTGACTGCGCTTCGCGATAAGGGGGTTACGGCTGTCCAGTACAGTAATACTGCCGCAAGTGAACATGTGCTGTTCGCCTTTCTTCACTCGCAGAAGCTGGGTGAACCGTTGCCAAGACTCCGTTTGGCGGGTCTTCAGGCT contains these protein-coding regions:
- a CDS encoding glycoside hydrolase family 95 protein, with amino-acid sequence MNDFTLWYSTPAADWSQGLPLGNGRIGAVVMASSHQEVWSMSEVTYWSGRIDPEHPSEGGKAALQEMRDHFFSGDYDEGDRLAKQQLQPKKRNFGTHLGLCDVVIDFGKKNSSSDEVGSFQRELDLTHALAGAFWKDDEITILREVFASHADDIVASRVWSDATGGVSFTLGLQAGTESFKVIALDDNTLEFQGQATENVHSDGTCGVWAKGLVKLVISGGTVASSGDRLTVTGADEAWIYFSVSTDYRRTDRGWETENESTLMKALNKGYALLREDHIRDYGEQYDKVDIQLGLKGKSGLATDQRIRLLEQGEGNEDPQLFALFFQYGRYLTIAGSRENSPLPLHLQGIWNDGEACRMGWSCDYHLDMNTQMNYYPTEITNLGESHLPLIRYVEDLAQAGRETARNLYGCDGWVAHVFSNVWGYTLPGWETSWGLNVTGGLWLATHLIEHYEYSQDRVFLENVAYPVLKESAAFYLDYMCEHPQNGWLVTGPSNSPENHFYPGNSSEAAQQLSMGTTMDQMLVRRLFEFCLNSVELLNKDEELGRKLEEAISKLPPLQIGKKGQLQEWLEDYEEVQPEHRHLSHMYALYPDNQITPDHTPELSAAARVTLENRMVQEELEDVEFTAALFGLGFARLHDGETAYKHLSHLIGGLCFDNLFTYSKSGIAGAESNIFVVDGNFGGTAVLAEMLLQSYAGEIHLLPALPQAWSTGSITGLRAKGNAEVDIAWENGKLTSTNIHTFSPGTFTICWGKHRAILHAEAGESYYFNSELELVK
- a CDS encoding response regulator; protein product: MYSIFLVDDEELGLEMMRDYIRWEEMGIYIMGTASNGREALEKIEATQPDIVLTDVQMPIMNGIDLARKIHESYDSIQVMFLTGHDEFQYVKSAINVGAVGYMLKPLDLNEIESVISKVKQRCEEVAMKNRSMEAAKANILKELSYEKNEDRALDLAFSFSRLTRQPETTRYAMALFSIDPKEAEEEQQSLEECTARLVSFLDHFFKAKNLKAIFVDYKEGETGVFMEAAQQPGHYAWEDLAEAIRSALDFTVTAAVGGQETELAHIHCLYEQTRTILNERFYEGTGTIIHAETISNQFYTEHMPPFEQKEWFEAINRLDFEWAAQKLHGYIEGLATLRVKKKIICDWSIDLVNELLEQLHKPVPKRAELYHSIYNALTLHEIEDLILGTAEDAVSMLGERFMDKNAKLIHRVRTLIDQNYNQPITINSLSDQVYLSPNYLRSIFKDKTGMTIHDYLTRIRLDKARELLADGSLKIHDIAQNVGYESTSYFISLFLKTQGVTPNEYRKSI
- a CDS encoding S-layer homology domain-containing protein; this translates as MLGRMMKKGFVFFIIFCLVVGGGQFVRTAHADDMNTYEAEAEGNILLGNAKISDSPTASGGKKVGGMYQGSSLQFNNVTVSETGNYKISVYYISGDSRPFNISANGGDKQFEEPPKTVDWDTVGTYDVTLPLNAGTNTILIDDNNWYSPDIDKIVIRGLDSGHPGEGGGDDWKKNLHGAIIEAEAADNILKGNAKVVDSSISSGGKKVTDLNKNSSLQFTNVTVPADGTYLIRISYISGDQRPVYMQVNNGTDEMIDLPKTASWNTVGTYDAEASLHKGVNTITFSDHDWYSPDFDRIEVIPYTLSYEAEDSGNTLTGEARVTESPNASGGKKVGYLNGGSSLTFNKIIAPMTGDYRVKVDYFSGDPRSFYVHANGGEEQFHDLPKTPDWDTVGTYDLTLPLTEGENTITFSDNNGYSPDLDRIIVEPAIETEPENPGEGDDDLGTPGDSQQYGDITVTDYTHGLLVSNGKYEVSYNTQTGFVGYSWAEGQKMRGIFSSIKLGESLVETKGYESHASGGAPLEIQDEFGKGIELNFVHTSTGKPTLKQVYRFYEDKSYFLNRLDAISDTEIQSNYMSPITVKNTGGVDIGVSSDNRVLTVPFDNDAWIRYKSQTMNRADTSYEMTTVFNNSTRNGLVIGSVTHDTWKTGIDWKGSANRLNEFVVYGGAASDVTRDTQPHGSLTGTELSSPLIMVGGFSDYRTGLEEYGKANAIITPPLALNPELPQGVPVGWNSWGAYDSGLSYQNVVDVSNYFKNNLKKFNNNGNVFINMDSYWDNLSDAELAQAVSVIKDNGQHAGIYWGPFVYWGNDMSQKVDGTKGQYTYGDIVLKDAEGEPLPTLDGAYALDVTHPGSQMRMNYFLDKFKSLGFTFIKLDFLTHGSLEGQHYDTTVTTGIQAYNEGMRYVEERLDGKMFISASIAPIFPSQYAHSRRISCDTYGKINETEYMLNSLTYGFWQNGTIYSYTDPDHLALSSASSLEEARSRVNSGVIAGTVMMDSDDVNDPKAQEYMTALYNNTDVLQVALKGKVFKPLEGNTNANAADTFVLKDGNDYYLAVFNYSGNSSANKTINLGRAGLNESKSYMLQDLWTGESSTATGSWSISLGPAESKLVKLTEKPLNPENPGNPSNPGNNGNNNNTTSGNTGNSTAQENDTVTLVITADMLKVDSGTGKAVVDIKAGTQELQLSSAVLRQLGNHPLEVKSGKLTLQVPASLFHQLLSKLPAGQREDSMISLKMVPLGSKAKEVVAAVESSSRATVSLKGEIYEFSLSATTKSGTTETLSAFDHPVTLSLAAAEGFDPSLGGIYYINENGKLEFLKSDYVNGVLTTKVSHFSKYAVLELNRTFADVPASHWANSVIKELAAKGYVEGTNEDQFEPGRAVTRAEFTSMLVHSLRLTVAGKVQFTDVATDAWYAEPISIATQAGIVNGRSAASFQPDAQITREEITVMLMKAYELNDGKVPVGATDILFTDMAQVSSWAAVSVKDAARLGLVQGQRQGQFVPKGIASRAEAAQVIYNLILK
- a CDS encoding alpha-galactosidase, which gives rise to MINLTIQYNEQLRIFAIQTQNSSYIFGINEREHLQHLYWGNPVDIEDSAPLLHLQSHSSFDAEVEGEVEEYSFWGGASYTEPSLKLRMSDGVRDLQVKYDRHEIIEQDGRQALIITLKDQVYALETQLVYRVIPEFDLVERYANIVNKGQADIVLESMQSAAWTLPYLQDYRLTHVTGKWSGEFQLRNTILTEGKKVLESRRGFTDGHANPWFAIDDGLSTESGGGVWFGALAWSGNWKIVAEKTPFTHVRVTGGINDFDNEWLLGAGETFETPVFVGGFSPEGFGGMSHRLHQYQYNYILPRSEIGKVLYNSWEATYFDVNAQDQMALAERAAKMGVELFVVDDGWFGQRHSDRAGLGDWNVNKEKFPNGLVELIDRVHGLGMEFGIWVEPESVNPDSDLYREHPDWVYHFETRGRTELRNQLLLNISKPEVKQYIINFMTELLGNHEIKFIKWDMNRTITEPGMKGHPINRQKEVWVRHVQSLYDIWAQLRAKFPDVEFETCAGGGSRIDLGIFRYADQSWPSDNTDAFDRLSIQEGFSYTYAPRMMTCWVTESPTGMNGRNVSLKYRFHSAMMGTLGIGSNLNEWSDEWIEQSGEFIGQYKAIRHLVQFGRQFRLTALRDKGVTAVQYSNTAASEHVLFAFLHSQKLGEPLPRLRLAGLQADKTYLIEELGLSVSGRALMNIGVELPLRGDFDSLVYRIREQV